ACCGGGCTCAGCTACTTTTATATGcgctgtctcacatcttcatcATATTTTTGAAGGTTATcaagttatttttgtttttcagtgaaatGTCTTGACAGATATTTGATGGATTGCCACGAAACTTGATACAGATATCAACGTCCTCTTCAGGATTAACTGTAATAAACTTTGATCCCTTAATTATTCGTCTCGCCTCATTAACAGTTCAACATTTGGATCTGtctaatactttggtttattacCAAATTCCCACAAAACCAATAACATCACCATCAGTCTCAGCTGTTCTTTGTGTgttgtgctaattagcaaaagTTAGCATGCTTATACAGTGCACTGAGATAAATTAAGATGCTGATAAATGAACCTGTTAAatataagcatgtttacattgtcactgttagcatgttgacattagcatttagctaaaagCACTGTTGTGCTTAAAGGATTTAGAGGTATCTAGCGATGAAGTTGCAGAACTCAGTGGCTGATGTGTAAATGCTAATAGCACTATCTGGATCAAGTGCTAGATTTTTCCGTTCGAGGTGGACTCCGTTggagaggacctgctctgtatgtcgATGTAAACGGCTCTTTCTaaggttacaaaaacacaacaattcttattttcaggtgattataaactaataaaaacaaagttatgACTGAGATATTCTATTTGTGCCAACAGATGTCCCTAAATCATACACAGTGGACCTTGTTCTACCTTTGTTGTGTTATGAGCAGACAAAGAAAATATCTAAACTGCAGTAATAAGGTAATAAAGTGCTGAATGTGCAGTAAACTCAGTTATGTTAATAACAgctacaacaaaataagtgttttCTTTGTGATACTGACTTAGACCTTTATAGTAGTTTAGCTTATATCTATTTCTGTAAGGGGACTCCTACAGTCTTAGTATAACATCCAGCATCTCTGCAGCAGGTGTTATCAGAGTTATTGACACCACTGTTCCTGGTGCTGCTGACCTGGATGCGGCACTTGGCCTCCACCAGTTGCAGTTTGGTCTGtgccagctccagctccagttGTCTCAGCTGCTCCTTCAGTCCGTCCTTCTCCTCGTCCAGCGGCTCGGTGGATGTCTTGTCCCTGCCCGGGGACGAAGCCTGGAGGGACCCCAGGGTTGTAAACAGGTCCTTACAGTGGTCACATcccattactttactctgtacaggtacacaaacacacatgtctGTTAGCAGAGGCTGGTGGGTGAACATACTGTATAGACATGTGGAtacattaaaaacagttttattttagaTAAATAATTTAagataatgttttttaaaaattcatgaTTGGGGTTGTAACCAGCTGTTTGAATGCACCCATTGTaagtcactgaaaaaaaaggtcagctacataaataaaatgtaaatctttaaaataacTGCTCATGGCTGCTGTAGTGCCCTGTTACCATAGGTAGGGTCCTGTAGTAAATCTCCCCTCACAGTGACATGAGAGGAAGTGAGACAATAACACTGACATATACAGTATTCCTCCCCTGAATACTTTCGATTGTTCCCTCCCTGTGTTGTATCCCGCctctacttcctgtttcaagGAGAAAAACATTATATTAGAATAATGTCCTGAACTTTTTCCAGGCCTGCAGTTATGTACTGCCACACCCACAAAGAGCAGCATCACATCTGAAGAAGGGCTAAACAAGCTGTGGGTTCTTTATGGGTGTGTGATAATGTACCAACCTGGGCTTGTCTTGACTGAACCGAAACACAGACCAGTCTCTGATGCAACATATTGTGGCTTTAGTTAACAGTTTGAAAGTCTCCTAACATGCTTCTGCTACCTTCTACAGTAGTAattcattaaagggatagttctggTATTTAAGTTTGGTTGAATGAGGGCCTTATCCATGGTCAGTGTATTAACTACAGTGGATGGCGGTCGGCATTCTCCCAGTTTGGAGCAAGCAGGAGTATCGccacggaagctaagcaatgtactgctgtagacGGGGGCAGTAGCAAAAcctttagccacctaaaaaaaaaccaataTTGATTTAGGTGGacgctatattgagaatattctCATAGCTTTACTTTGATACAGACAGCGTTTTCCGTTGGGGGAACTAAAGCTGTTATATTGCTCTCTACAAAGCTAACAGACTccactgaagaaaacattagTTGTACCTTACagaacacagcagctgctggtctaccgctgcctccatcagttaagttagtttgcatttttgtgtgactttaaagggttagtttggctTCACCAGTTTtacacaattacacaaataaccgatcaaggcagcggtagatCAGTAACtagtgtttttgtcaaaggactctggtggctttgaagagagcaatataacATCTTCAGTTACCCATCTGAAAgaggcaaggtaaagcagtgacaatattctaaatataactTACACTTAAACAGatactgattattttttttaagtttttctgCTGCCCCAGTCCACAGCAGTATATCAGTTAGCCTCCGTGGTGGTACTAATCCATCACACTGACTCTGAATAAAtacctcacacaaccccacttcatAAAATCTGAACTAGGGGTCGACAGATAATTGGCCTGGCCGATTATCGGGGACGATATTCTAAATTTTTTAGGGTTATCggtaaaagtgatttttttccacCGATATGACgatatacagttttgttttccttagcTGCGCTGTTTAGCCCCTGGCATGCTTCTCAATGCCTGCACGTACCACTGTAGGCTCTTAAAAGCAAATTCAAGACCTACCTTTTTAGCCTGGCTTTTAATTGAGCtctcctttattttattattattattattattattattattattattattttattgtttttcattttattttttgaattttgcatttatgattattgtgtattcattttttatttatttttattaatctgCTTTTATTTAGCTGGCATATTCTTCAACttcattacttatttattttaacttatttattttcctatttATTGAAAGATCTAAAATTTCATTCTTTATTCTGAGTTTTTATCTTGCCTCTGGTGTTTctttgtcagtgtttatttttttttaattctgtgtcaactatgatttttacagcagacataaaTTGGCTGTAAATATCTGCTATCGGTATCTCTGTTTCATAATAATGTGTATTGGCATCAGCTCTGAAAAAAACATATCGGTCAATCCCTAATCTGAACTATGACTTCAGCATTGTCATCTCACCCTGACGATGTCCAGCTCTTCTTTTGTTGCTgcctgctgtttttccagcctgGTGCTCAGCTGGGAGCAGATCTGAAACATACAGAGGAAGTGTAAGAGATGACACAGTTAAGATTTTTTATGTTGTCTCCAAAAAAAGTCAATTGAGCAGTAACATCCCCTCCATCAAAAAACTCTTTTCACACTGACACATCTCCTCATATTAATACTGAGCTTCACCTTATATGTAGTTCAAACCTTATTACAGAGTAACTCTGTGTAAACAATTACTGTAGCAGCAAAGGATGTTTACTAATTTATacaaatacaattaaaacaATACTACATATTTTGGATGCTGCAATGAACTACTTTACTCTGAACTGAtatgttttaattaatattcAAAGGTCATTAGTTTTACTACTACTTATATTACCTTTACTTATTTAACACTTCTGAAAACAGTTGCAAAGTGTGAATAATACATGAAAGGTAAATAGTCCAATGTACTGGCTGTAAATGAGCAAATAAGAGTGttctttttatgtcttttttcattttaaatatagCAGATGGATTTAGATCATTATAACTGTCCAACCTGTTTGTATTCAGCTATGATCGCTGTGGTTTTCTTGATCTCCAGCTCTGCTTTTTCTAGCTCCCTCCTGAACACTTCCTTCAGCtggaagaagaaaacaagatgacaaaaatataaatcataAATTAATGAGTAAGGTGAGCCGACATGACACTGTAACATAATGTTAATACATATGCAAATGTAAGGGTGATAAAATACCTTTGGAAAGAAATAATAACACTCACACATCCACTGGGGAGACTTTTAAAGTTAGGATGTAAATAGCGTTCTGCATCAGGTTCTCTTTAAGCATAATAACAAACAATAATTAGCGATATTGGCCACTTCAGTGATCAATAATAACCACCGCTCACAGGAAATATGAGTTTAAAGATACACTAAATGTTAAAAACATAGAGGTCATAGATTTTGTTGGGGTGTAATTGAGCTGCTGATTAACACTAATTACACAACCACCAAGTATCATTTAAAATGGTGATTATATTACCTATTTTATAGGCAACTCTGCTGGATTTCTGCTTTAATTGCCTAGAACACTCATTTTGTGTTGACAAGGTGACTTATAGCCATTAGAAAGCCACCTGCTGATGCATTTTCTTCGGTCACTGACTGAAACTGATTTAACTCAATGATTACTAATTGTGTCATTCAGTAGACAGTCAAACACAGTGTTGCCATTAAGCCAAATTGACAGGACAAagattttatgtatttatgtatcaCTTTATTTATGGGTGCCTTTTGTGTTCAGTTGAATGCTCAAGTACCAGAAAGACAGAAATGCATTCACTGCATGAAATATCGTTATCCCGATATCCAACCAGGTTATGGCATATCACATAGTAGTCCTAGTCACCGCACAATAATTTGGTCAAAtatctgttttcttttgtgacTGTAAACCGAGGGCAGATGTTACCTGCgccgtctcctcctcctgccgtctcttctcctcctccgtctCCACCAGGCGTTGCTTGGTGCTCAGCAGCTCTTTGTTCAAAACATCGGCCTTGTCTTCTGCCTgagtgcacaaatacacacaaacacgcacagaCCTTTCATTTAATACCAAATCTGCAACTGTAATGCAGTGCCATTTCCACACAGCCACCagaaggcacacacacattcagatgcAGCACTGGAACATCTGCACCTTTATGATCTTTAATATTGACTCATTAAAGTTCACACTGAGAACTGTCCAGTGTGGCCGCAGAGGTATACTGATGTAGTGAGTTGTTTGGTCACAATCATCTCTTATGACCCagtagaagtgtgtggtggtgtatttatctgcatagactctgctctctgcttatattttcctcttttcttctcgCTTTGCGATGTTGAGGACATTCCTGGGCACAGGACGcaggtgaggtcgggacttTATAAAAGGTACCAACCATGGTCTCAGAATGTAAGCAGCATGCAGGAAGGAAGCATTGAAAATCGCTGACCcagggccaaaaaaaaaaaaaaaaacccaaacaaaacaacaaaaaacatagcACCTCTACGGTTGGCTATCACTTTCATTTTCGCTGGCGACTCTGTTTACAAACGGTTGCCAACAATTCTTGCATAGTATGGCGTGTCATAGCCCCCCCATCCTAGCTTGAAACATAGTAAGCAAACTATATGTGTGGGTTTGACAACATCCTGTGGAGGTGCTGCGTTACCTGGTCGAGGTCGTTCCGAAGGGCAATCTTGCTTGTGACCAGCTCATGGGCCAAGTCGTCATTCTCCTGCTCCAGTCGCATACTGGCTTCCTGAAGACGACGGTTCTCCCtctggacaaacacacacacagttgtacaATGTATTAGTGTCTGTAATGTCAGTCCAGATCACGTTAGATGCACTTCAGAGCAAAAGCCTTTTGAAGAAATGATGTCCGGGGTCTCTGAGAAGTGCCTCAGTTACATCATACTACAGAATGTGATGTTTTTGTATGAATGATGTGATGTAAAGAAACATTTAGCATCTACAAAGTGATAACTGAAGTAAGACAAACATTATTAACTCAACGGTGTATTTTGATGTAGTTCTATTTGTTTCCATTTCAATTTATCATTGCAGCCAGAAAAAGTTTCCCACCCAGgcccacacacattcatacacacaccacatcATCTTAAAGTCCCCATTGTAGACCATTAGTGGAGTCTCATGACTACTGGTCTGCCTACAAACAGTCTCACATGACAGCCATGCCTCAATTGGACAAAACACGGTTATGAGCTGTCGCCTGACCCTGATATCCTGTCACTTCTACAACTATGGCCTCTTTAACCCCTTATTacttgcacacacatacagccatatgttacaaatgtaaaatataaattaacTGTAAAGTTTGGCTGAAGTGCTAGAGCACCTTTTATACAGTGATGCCAGCATGAAAAAGTGAATCACAAACTACAAATATGCCTCAGCAtctaaacataaacacacacagtcacatgctTAGGAGACAGTTTGTATGTTGCTCTTCGGATTAAATTAATCACTTCCTGTGGGCAGAGATGGGTTTAATGCGGACAAACAGAGGAAAGACCTACACTGTCTTAGTTTGTGTTGATGGGCGGTTCTTCTCTAATGCAGCCGTCTGTACCTTTTAATATCTTGCAAAACAGTCTACATTAGCCAACTCATATCCATCAAAGAAATTATAAAGTCTCACAAATCAAAGTTTGGTGTCTAGGAATGATCATTTAACATGAGTAAAAGCTGTAAGCACAAGAAGCTGAGCAAAATCTCTCTTATTAAAATCCTTCTTGGAGCAGAGACAGCTTACCGTGCTGCTGTCCACAGTCACAACGTCTTCATATCGAGCCTTCAGCAGCACAGACTAAACTTAAACACATGATCCTGACAGGAGTTTCCCTTCCCAGCCAgcctcaccctctctctctctcctttttttccttttttcaagGTTTTTATTTCGTATTAAGATAAACAAAGCAGccaagaaaataaacaattgtcTGACAACATCACACAGATTTCATACATAGAATGCACGAGACACACAAAAATACCAACACACCCTGAACAAAACAACACTGAGTACATACCTGATACAAAAATGTTGAATTACAGTAAACATAAAGTCATTAGAATCCAAGACTTCAGCGTAAACATGTACGATTTAACCCTGTGCTAATTTACAAGCAGCAACATTCCTGTTATGTCTCCTTTTTGTCCTCCTGCTCTGTAAGAACGTCTTTCCACTGGCTGCAGAGGAGATGGCTCAGGTCCAACATCTTATCAACAATAAAagtccttccttccttccctccacaACCAGCAGCTTATACTGCGCTGTTGTTTATGCCAGCATATCACGCTGGTTGTTTGTGTGCTTTGTACCTTTACATGAATGTTTAAcacaactttttcttttatacTTGACTTGATTCATATATCTTTTAATCCCCTCACAGTTacaagtttttaaatatttcatcaaGCAATTCAGAGTTTATCTGACTAGTGAgctactcactgatgtgttgAGCTAATAAAAGGCAGGTTTCTTGTTTGTACCTGAACATTACAATTCATTCAATGAAACAAGCTGACGGCTGCAAAATATTTTGACTCTTGGTTTCAGCTTGACCACTGAGCATTTTTGAGTCTATTCAGTGAGACCAAAGGAATTCCATTTGCCTTGCAAGGCCAGCCGTGCGTATACATCTGAAATTTGGCTTAAACTTGAATAGACACAATGGTACAGCAAACAAGTAAGAAAACTGGAACAAACTGCCCTCCAAAACTACCAAAAATAGGTGTGTCTAGGTGACATAGCTGTCatacaacacaaacactgtgaCCTCTGCAGATCCTGATAAAGACTGTCTTTTAAGTCAGACTACTCTTGTCACTAGCCATGGTCTAAAAAAAGACTATTCCAGTTATTAGCATTACCATTTTAGCATGCTTAGAATCAGTATCACAGTGATAGTGTTCCTCCCCACTAAAGTAGCTGGATATGTGACACTGATGTGCTATTTTATTGCTAGGAAACAAATGTTTTTGGAAATCTGAAAAGTCTGTAACTTAACCTTCCTCTTTGAGGAGTAGAACATCTCCAACTAAGAATCTGTACACTGCTTCAATAAGGTGTATGTTTTCCACATACTACATGCAGCAGTAGGTATGTATTATAGATGAACGTtcaaaaaaagtcacagctgttactttaatttttattaaaaatgtcaaGACCACAAAAATGAAGCTCAGCTTAAGTTCAATCAGGCAGACCTTCCTTATGCTGTATCTATTCACAATGCTCTCTCTATCCAAGTCCCTCTACTTCCACTAATCAGCTGACTGGGTGTTCCCTCTCCCGGttagccaatcaaactttgccacgatatccttcagccattcatgtcgCTGCTGCCAACCTTAAATTTGGTCTcgtctctgctcctgtcagctgtcattttaggtggaATTGTCGCACCATCCTCCACCCTATTGACCTCCAGTCACCCTATCCAAAGCCCAGGACAAactcatcaaaagcccactcctcttcacatccagatcctcagctccctctccatctcatctcatctcatctcatcatcaccaccaccagagTCTAGACTCCACAGGGGTGGGGTTCCCTGATCTAtgtctttaccaccctcctggagGAGATGACATCACAATGGGGTCTAaacgccaaagacttttcacatttctcatacttacgtgcacatgtaaataaatattcttttctctcagaacgAGTCTCTTCTGATTAAAATATAATCACTAATAATAATGACTGTTCCCTGACCTGAttatgaaaaaacacaaatgacagATTTAATTAGGTCcaagagaagagaagaacaAATAAGTAGAGGAGATGCTGTCTGTTCACAGCTTGTCTGAATCTCTTAATATCTGCCTCACCTCTCCTGTTTCTACCCTCTGAAGATAGAGTCACTATCAGCAGCCAAAAACCCCTTGACAACACCCGGCAGCGTCGcccaaaaataaatgttatagATGTTTGGGTCGATAATGATAAAAGTCTGGGATGTGTgaaaagtcacacacacacacacacacacacacacagttccagCCAGAACAGTGTCACAAATATTAACAAAGGTACAGTTTGACAAAGCAGTAGCATACTCACAGGAGATTTCTAATCTTAGAAACATGGCTAATTTTAGCAAATACTTACTAGATCACAAACTCTGAAATACATCAAAGGGCCGAGCGTTTTCTTACCATCTCTAAGACTGAACACTTCTCTGAGAAGCTATTGAATTAGAACCTGCAGAAAACAAGGTTGCTCTCACATAAATACACTGTATGTGTCTTTGTAATGTGGAAAGGATGGTGGGTGCATCCCCATGTGGTACGGTAACTAAAACAATATATGTAACGAGTAACGAATGTAAGAATAGTAAGCTATCTTGCATCCTAACGCGTTGTTTCATGTGTCAGGGCTGGAAATTAGTTTTTTTGTCCACTGgccactgtggctggtggattcCGAACTCTACCAGCCCATTAATAGATTATCCTTGTTTATTTTCACTGGTGAGCAAaacaaatctagcagccacttaaacattttaccagcatttgagTGGTGGCTAGTGCTAATTTCCtaccctggtgtgtgtgtgtgtgtgtgtgtgtgtgtgtgtgtgtgtgcacatcctACCTGGAATCGGTCGATGGGGtcttcctgctgcagctggctctcTCGCAGTGTCTGATATTCCTTCTCAAACTTCTTCAGCTTTTTGGTTGGAACCTAAAAACACCAGAAAAGTATGTTGACGTCATCATTTTAACTTTCACACACCCAAAGCTGCCTGATTAAACCTCTGCCAAGCTCATAATTTTGAGAGAAGAAATGAGTACTTTCCACtaaaagcaacattttgtcttttaataTTGATCAGTGAAGCTATTTTCAGAGTAAGTTATCATGTTCAGCAGGTGCAACTTTCCTGCATTCTCCCAGAGACAAATACACCAGTTTGCAATTCACTCGAGAGGTCAAAGATCAACTGAGGCTTGTACTCAGTTAAGTACAACATCCAGGTATCACTCATATATTTATACTACAACACTTATTCAATATGGTATGAGAAAAATATGTGAAGATAATGGCTGATCTTACGCAGTGCAGTAAAAATTAAAAGCTCCACTTTTGAGATCACCAACATTAAAAGGAACTaacagggtcagaggtcacaacaaataaacaagacACTAACAGATATCCTTGTGACACAAAGTTAAAACTGACTGAACTAACTGTGAACATTACTGCTGAAACACTGTGGCATTGTGGTCTGTGCTGCACAGTTTCTAATTTGTATTTCACAATCTGCTCTATGGCACATTTCTGTATGATGTCACACTTGATATGATGTGAAAATGCGAATGACCCACATTGCACAACTGTAGTGCATTTGACTGTAAATCTGTAACCGCCTTTTATTTTAAGAATTCTTTTCAGACACCAACAGTCGCTTGTTTCATGCAACGGAAACTGGGGTGATGTACAGACAAAGATGCCAGAGCTCTGATGTAGTCAGTGCTAATGAAAGCCAACTGTGTTGCTATCAGTGCagtttcattaaaaataaaaacattaaacaaaacaatatgaaGCCCTCCCTTTACAGTGCAAAATGGGAGTTAAATGGGTGTTTTAAGGCGCAATCTGTAACTCAaaggtgaaaacaaaacagcagaggCAGCCATTTTGCCCACACTGAAGGACAAGTTTCTTAATATACAACAAAAATGATTgatcaaattaaaacaaacctACTATACTTTCAATGTGTgcaaatcagaaaaaaacacatggctatttctgtctttacatgtctcttttttaattatgtgtaaATATTTCTGAAgtttatgttgtcaaaaacactgattgggcccCTAAACATTTCTCCATCAGCACTGGGAGAACATCTAAATCTGTTGTTGGGGTTATAGTAAGCCTAAAAGTAAATTAGCTCCTTTTCTTGAGTGTATTTCTGATGAATGCTGTCTGATTAAGTACTCCAAAGCAAGTCATGATAGCTTGTTGAAACAATCTGCCTCGCTCAAGTCAATCCAAATCAGTTTTGAATCTGTGACCTTCAGTTACAACGATACAGAAAGGCCACAGAAAGTTTAACTGTGTTCTCCAAAGCCCATCAAAGCTCCTTTTAATCTCAGAAACCACCAAGCAATGGGAACACGACATCAAAATCTGCATCTCTGCATCTCACATAAACATACCCCATACAGTATCAGCCAAAACAATCTTCTGTGCAGTGTAACTGTCTCTGAAATTCCTTGTCAAATAAGCATTCAGAGCTCAAGGATCAAATAACTCCCTTAAAACTCATTAACACTAAAACAAGACTTTTAATCAAAGTAACAAAGAGAAAACACCCAAAATACAAGCAGTGAAATATGAAACAACACTGATGACTGATACTGagctgcatctgtgtgtgtgtgcttcaggtGGGTGGTAATGTTATCTCCCCTGTGTGGAAACAGTGTTGCCATAGCGCCCACCGCTAGGGCTGGGGATTCCAGGTCAGTCTCAGTCACATGACCCACTCTTCTGAGactggcatgtgtgtgtttgtgcatgcatgtgtgtcctTTATTGTCCCGTGTTTAAATCCAGTCAATCACCTGATTCACTACGACATGGGTGCAGCTGTTTTATGTCTTGATTCATGTGTTACATACATGAGAAGAGACAAAAAGAACCTAAAAGCCATCAGTTCTTGTGAAGTTAAAAGACAGTCCATGTTTAGAACAGTGAGTACCAAAGCTTTCATGACCTGGGTACAGGTTTGAGCCATCAGAGGAACACACTGCACAGTTACCTAATCAGATATGTCAGAGATGATTCATTTAAGCTTGATTTTCAGCATTCAGGCATATTGTCCTCTGTGTCTCatatgtagctactgtgacaaaTTGATTTTCCCTCTACAGCAATAAATGTCCTTCCCTTCCACTTGTATGACTTTTGATTTAAACACATATTCTCCCTCAGTCTGATGCTGTGATCCAATCAGAtctataacaataacaataaactgTACTTATCAGGACAGAACTAACACTAATATTGTCATTATTAAATTCAGTTCTTTAAAAACAGCtattttgtctttctctcatCCATTACTGTAAGTTCTTCTTTTActtctctttttaaaataaaggttaaaaaaaacacgaCAATGACATGACAGCCAGTTTGGTCGTATTAAAAGTTGCAATTGTTTGACTGCACATGCAAGAGTAGAAATGTCAAAGCTATAGGACTCCAAGATAtgcaactaacaaactaaataaaataaaaaataaaaaaaatcatacagcAATTATTTTGACAGATGTTGCGATTCTGATATAATTTTAGTGGAAatggtaatttttgcatttcattttaactaaaaaaaaatgatgatgatgtgatccAAATTCCCTAC
This sequence is a window from Epinephelus lanceolatus isolate andai-2023 chromosome 6, ASM4190304v1, whole genome shotgun sequence. Protein-coding genes within it:
- the rabgap1l gene encoding rab GTPase-activating protein 1-like isoform X6, which encodes MMQEVSIMVAYDAHVVDRPGEEDTLARLVAHSRPLRAPRPVVPTKKLKKFEKEYQTLRESQLQQEDPIDRFQRENRRLQEASMRLEQENDDLAHELVTSKIALRNDLDQAEDKADVLNKELLSTKQRLVETEEEKRRQEEETAQLKEVFRRELEKAELEIKKTTAIIAEYKQICSQLSTRLEKQQAATKEELDIVRSKVMGCDHCKDLFTTLGSLQASSPGRDKTSTEPLDEEKDGLKEQLRQLELELAQTKLQLVEAKCRIQELEHQRGVLMTEIQAAKNSWFSKTLGSLKSSASSSSSSTSQTPSSPKEGPA
- the rabgap1l gene encoding rab GTPase-activating protein 1-like isoform X5; protein product: MGLLGMGHRLFVPKLLATSKEDLLQADFEGALKFFRVQLPKRYRAAENARRLMEQACNIKVPTKKLKKFEKEYQTLRESQLQQEDPIDRFQRENRRLQEASMRLEQENDDLAHELVTSKIALRNDLDQAEDKADVLNKELLSTKQRLVETEEEKRRQEEETAQLKEVFRRELEKAELEIKKTTAIIAEYKQICSQLSTRLEKQQAATKEELDIVRSKVMGCDHCKDLFTTLGSLQASSPGRDKTSTEPLDEEKDGLKEQLRQLELELAQTKLQLVEAKCRIQELEHQRGVLMTEIQAAKNSWFSKTLGSLKSSASSSSSSTSQTPSSPKEGPA